One genomic segment of Arachis duranensis cultivar V14167 chromosome 4, aradu.V14167.gnm2.J7QH, whole genome shotgun sequence includes these proteins:
- the LOC107486482 gene encoding uncharacterized acetyltransferase At3g50280 produces MTGVKVISTSTIHVANKDSTVEEEIRLTPWDLQFLLFVPIQKGLLFRNNPITTPPTIIIQHLKHSLSSTLSFFPPLAGRLSVTEHDDNTSSVSVICNNSGALFVHAVADEYSVNDIVSSVYTPRFVYSLFPLNRVRNHEGITKPLLAVQVTELNDGFFVGCTMNHVVGDGTSFWHFMNSWAEISRGSEELSKPPVLERWFVDSSASAIRVPLTKEKMIQSGYDGFVPEPQCERVFHFSKDKIAELKAKANAEIEGKSKNKISSLQALLTHLWRSVVRSQGLEPEEEVNYGLTMGGRGRIKSPAVAENYFGNAVQVGIVRMKVKELLGGGLGKGALEMNKIVGLHTEEKMKSYYKGWAENPRFLTMRGLEGNNAVVTSSSPRFDVYGNDFGWGKPVAVRSGAVNKSHGKITVYAGAEDGVDIEVCLSYEILEAMGNDPGFMDAVSRSAT; encoded by the coding sequence ATGACAGGTGTTAAAGTGATTTCAACGAGCACAATCCATGTAGCAAACAAGGATTCAACGGTGGAGGAGGAGATTCGGTTAACTCCATGGGATCTCCAATTCCTCCTATTTGTTCCCATTCAAAAAGGTCTTCTCTTCCGTAACAACCCCATCACTACTCCACCAACCATAATAATCCAACACCTCAAACATTCCCTTTCGTCCACCCTTTCTTTCTTCCCACCCCTCGCGGGCCGCCTTTCCGTTACGGAACACGATGACAACACTTCCTCCGTTTCCGTTATTTGCAACAACTCCGGAGCACTGTTTGTCCATGCCGTTGCAGATGAATACTCCGTTAATGATATCGTTAGTTCGGTTTACACTCCACGCTTTGTGTACTCTTTGTTCCCGCTCAACAGGGTTAGGAACCACGAAGGAATAACCAAGCCGTTGTTGGCGGTTCAAGTCACCGAGCTCAATGACGGTTTCTTCGTTGGGTGCACCATGAACCACGTTGTTGGAGACGGAACTTCCTTTTGGCATTTCATGAACTCTTGGGCCGAGATCTCACGTGGTTCGGAAGAATTGTCCAAGCCTCCCGTGCTTGAACGCTGGTTCGTTGACAGCTCCGCCTCTGCCATACGCGTTCCTTTGACGAAGGAGAAGATGATACAAAGTGGTTACGACGGTTTCGTCCCAGAACCTCAATGCGAGAGGGTTTTCCATTTCAGTAAAGACAAGATCGCTGAACTCAAGGCAAAAGCCAACGCAGAAATTGAAggcaaaagcaaaaacaaaatatcTTCGCTGCAAGCGCTTTTGACTCACCTGTGGAGATCCGTGGTTCGGAGCCAGGGTCTTGAGCCcgaagaagaagtgaattacGGCTTGACGATGGGTGGCAGGGGGAGAATAAAGAGTCCGGCAGTGGCGGAAAACTATTTTGGAAATGCAGTGCAGGTTGGAATAGTGCGCATGAAGGTTAAAGAGCTTCTAGGAGGAGGGCTTGGAAAGGGTGCGTTGGAGATGAACAAGATAGTTGGTTTGCACACggaggagaagatgaagagctACTATAAGGGTTGGGCGGAGAACCCTAGGTTTCTGACGATGCGAGGTTTGGAGGGCAACAATGCTGTAGTGACAAGCAGTTCGCCAAGGTTTGATGTTTATGGGAATGATTTCGGGTGGGGGAAACCGGTGGCGGTGAGAAGCGGAGCCGTGAACAAGAGCCATGGTAAGATAACGGTTTATGCTGGAGCGGAAGATGGTGTTGACATTGAGGTTTGTCTTTCCTATGAGATATTGGAAGCTATGGGTAATGACCCTGGATTCATGGATGCCGTCTCTCGCTCCGCCACCTAA